The Corynebacterium halotolerans YIM 70093 = DSM 44683 region GATGGGCATGGGCGGATCCCCTCGGTGTCCGGGTCAGGCCGCTGTCGGCGGCCCGGAGCACGTGCGACACGGGGTCGGCAGGCGTGCTCACCGTACTTGGACTGCCGCGGACGCCACCCGGTTCCCGGGAGGATCAGATATTGAGGTTGCCGGCGAAGATCACGTTGCCCACCTGCAGCTCGGCGTCCCACAGCAGGCCGGGGCCGTCCTCGAAGGCGTAGCGGACATTGGTGATCGCCTGGGAACCCAGCGGCAGGTCGAGGCCGCTGGTGATGCCGGAGGTGTCGTCGTCCATCAGCTCGACGTCGACGGTGCCGCCCATGCCGTCGGAACGGGTCAGGGTGGGCGGCTCGATGGCGTCCGGGGGCAGGGGCTCCTCGTTGAGGTTCTTGACCGCCAGCGTGATCACCGTGCCGCCGTTCGTGCCGTAGTTCGCGCCCTGGTAGGTCCACTCCACGTTCAGTCCCGGATCCTCGACGGTCTCGTAGAGGCTCTCCGCCTCGACCGGATCGACCTCATCGGGCTGGGCCACGGGGGTCTCGGAGGTGGTGACCGAGATGGTCTCCTCCACGTCACCGTTGCCGTTTCCGCCGCAGCCCGCCAGGAGCAGCGCGGACACGGCCACGGGGACGCCGACGCGGATCAACTTCACGGTGTTGCCTTTCGACGGTGGACGACGCTGGACTGTCCCATAGAGTACCGCCGATACGCTCGGATCGCGGGCGAACCCCGCCCCGGTGGCATAATGAATCATTTGCCCGCCACCCCCGCCCGCACTCGGACCTCCGACCTGAAGAGAGCACAGTGAAGTCACTCGTCCGAATCCTCCGCAGCGCCTCCGCGCTGTGGCCGTTCTACCTCGGTGTCATCCTCGCCGCCACGGCCGTCGCCGCGCTGGCGCTGGTCTCCCCGTTCATCCTGCGGGAGGCCACCGACGCGATCGTCGCCGCCGTCAGCGGTGACGTCACCGCCGAGTCGGTGACCATGACCATCGTGTGGCTGGCCGCCGGCCTGTTCATCGCGGACCTGGCCAACAACGCGATGGGCAATGTCGGCGGCTACATCGGCGACGTGATGGCCGCCCGCATGCGCCAGATCCTGTCCACGCGCTACTACGCCAAGCTGCTGGCCCTGCCGCAGCGCTACTTCGACCACCAGGTCACCGGCACCGTCATCGCCCGGCTGGACCGCTCGATCACCTCGATCACGCAGTTCCTGCAGTCGTTCTCCAACAACTTCTTCCCCATGCTCATCACGGCGGTGGCGGTGCTGGCCATCACCGCCTGGTACTACTGGCCGCTGACCGTGCTGCTGGCCGCCCTGTTCCCGATCTACATGTGGCTGACGGCCCTGACCAGCAAGCGCTGGCAGCGTCTCGAGGGCGACAAGAACCGTCAGGTCGACCAGGCCAACGGTCGCTTCGCCGAGGTCATCGGCCAGGTCAAGGTGGTCAAGTCCTTCGCCGCCGAGGTCCGCGAGCTGGCCGCCTTCGGCCGCCGCTACGGCAGGACGGTGGACATCACCCGCCCGCAGTCGAACTGGTGGCACTCGATGGACACCCTGCGCGGGGCGGCGCTGAGCCTGATCTTCTTCGCCATCTACCTGGTGCTGTTCCTGCGCACCCTGAACGGGTACTTCACGCTGGGCGACATGGTGATGCTGCTGCAGCTGGTTAACCTGGCCAAACAGCCGGTGTTCTCCATGAGCTTCATCGTCGACGCCGCCCAGCGCGCCATGGCCGGCTCCAAGGACTACTTCCTGGTCATGGAGGAGGAGTTCGAGCCCACCGCCAACCGTCAGCTGACCGCCGCGACCGCCGCCACCGGGGTGCCGGAGCTCGACACCCGCGCCGTCGAACCGCTCACCCCTGTGGACGGCCGCCCCGTCATCGCCTTCGAGAACGTCTCCTTCGCCTACGAACAGGGCGAACCGGTCCTCCGCGACGTGTCCGTCACGGCCCGGCGCAGCCAGCGGGTGGCCCTCGTCGGCGAGTCCGGCGGCGGGAAGTCCACGCTGGTCAACCTCCTGCTGGGCCTGTACCCCATCAGCGACGGCCGCCTGCTGGTCTGCGGGCACGACGCGGCGGAGCTCACGGCCGAGCAGCTGCGGGCGAGCGTCGGTGTGGTCTTCCAGGAGCCGGCGCTGTTCTCCGGCACAGTGCGCGAGAACATCGCCTACGGCCGCCCCGGCGCCACCGACGAGGAGATCGTCGATGTGGCCAAACGTGCCAACGCCCACGACTTCATCACCGCCTTCCCGGACGGTTACGACACCGTCATCGGCGAGCGCGGCCTGCGCCTGTCCGGTGGACAGAAGCAGCGCGTGGCCGTGGCCCGCGCAATGCTCAAGGACGCGCCCGTGCTCGTCCTCGACGAGGCGACCTCCGCGCTGGACACCAAGTCCGAGCGCGCCGTGCAGGCCGGCCTCGACGAACTGATGAAGGACCGCACGACGCTGATCATCGCGCACCGCCTGTCGACGATCGCGGACGTCGACGTCATCGTCACCCTGCGCGGCGGCGAGGTCGACGAGATCGGCTCCCCGGACGAGCTGGCCGCCTCCGGGGGCATCTACTCGGAGCTGCTGAAGCTGACGGCCTCGTCCTCGGCGGCCGACCGGGCGCGGCTGAAGAAGTTCGGCTTCGTGGCCGACGGCTCCGGGGACACCGGGGACACCGCAGATGAATCCAACTCCGGCGTTTCCGCCCGGGGCGACTAACGTGGCAGGCATGCAGTTTCCCAGCCTCGACGAACTGAAGAACCGCCGGACCCGGAAGTGGACGGTCTACGGGGACGACGTCCTGCCCCTGTGGATCGCCGAATCGGACTTCTTCACCTCTCCCCCGGTCAAGCAGGCCATCCGGGACGCGGTGGAACGCGAGTCCTTCGGCTACACCCCGGCCACCTCCGACCTGCCGCAGGCGCTGAGCGACTTCTACGCCGGGGCCTACGGCTGGCGTCCGGACCCGGGGATGGTCGTCGCGGTGCCCGACGTCGTGCGTGGTCTGCTGCTGGCCATCAGGTACATGACCCGCCCCGGCTCCCCGGTCGTCGTGCCCGTGCCCGCCTACCCGCCGTTCCTGGAGCTGCCGGAGACCGCCGACCGGGAGAAGGTCGAGGTCAACGCCTACGACGGGCTGGATCTGGCCGAGATCGAGGAGGCGTTCAGAAACGGCGCCGGCTCCATCCTGCTGTGTTCGCCGAACAACCCGCTCGGCTACACCCTCAGTGAGGAGTTCCTCACCGACCTGGTCGCCCTGGCCGACCGTTACGACGCCCGCGTGCTGGTCGACGAGATCCACGCCCCGCTGGTCTTCTCCGGTCGCCACATCGTGGCCGCGGGTCTGAACGAGCAGGCCGCGAAGGTCTGCGTGACGGTCACCGCCACCTCCAAGGCGTGGAATATCGCGGGCCTGAAGTGCGCGCAGATCATCTTCACCAACCCGGTGGACAAGGAGACCTGGGGGAAGATGACCGGGGTGGCCAAGGACGGCACCTCCACCATCGGTGTGTTCGCCGCGGCCGCCTGCTACCGGGAGGGCGGCGATCACCTCGACGAGCAGCTGGCCTACCTGCGCGGCAACCGCGACTGGCTGGTCGAGGAGCTGCCCAAGCGGGTGCCCGGCCTGCAGGTGTCCAATCCCGAGGCCACCTACCTGATGTGGCTGGACTTCTCCGGCACCGTCATCGGGGACCTGGTGCAGCCGGCCGCCTGGCTGCGCAGGAACGCGAAGGTCGCGCTGAACGAGGGCACCACCTTCGGCACCGGCGGCGAGTACTGCGCCCGTCTGAACTTCGCCACCTCCCGTGAACTGCTGGAGGAGGGCGTGCGCCGCATGGCCGAGGCCGTCGCGCAGGTGGACGCGGAGGACTAAACGCTCTCGACCGGGAGCGTGACCTGACCCGCCGGGGAGTTTCCTTTCCGGCGGGTCAGGTCTTTTTGCGGGTGCGCGGGGCGGGATTTTGTGTGAGCTCCTGGAATCCGCCTGCTGGCCGGTGGAAACCGCTCCTGAAGTCCACGCTGAAGCCGGTCCCCGAGAGCCGGCTCCCGAGGTCGATCCCGCCCGGTCGATCCCACCAGGTCGATCCTGCGGGCAGGATCGACCTGCCGGGTCGAACTCGCGGGTGGGATCGACCCAACGGGATCGACCCAACGGGCCCGGGGCCAAGGAACGTGCCCCGAGTCACTCACCACGCCCACCCCGGCGACCCACCCTAGACCCGGAAACCAGCCCCCACCCCCGCAACTGTGCGCTGTTTCACAGGGACTCCTGCAGGCTCATTCGTTCTTCCCTACCCTGAGTGTCATGACCGAGAAACCGCACCGCGATGACCGCCCCGAGGTCGGCGAGCACACCGAGGCCGGCTCCCCCAATCCGACGTCCGGCTCCGAGCCCGGTCCGGGTCTGTCCACCGGGCCGCGGGACGGCTCGTCCCCCGAGGACCACGAACAAAACCCACCCCTGCTCAGCGGCGCCACGGAGGCCGTCGGCGAGGCCGGCCCCGGCCTGTCCACCGGCCCTCTGGACGGCATGGACGCCGAGGAGATCCGCGTTCCCCGCCCGGCGGTCGACGCCGAGGGCCACATCATCGAGCACGAGTCCGAGGAGTTCGACACCCCGGCCCCGGCCCCCGGTGACGCCCCCTGGGAACGCAAGAACCTGCAGTGGTACAAGGACGCCGTGTTCTACGAGGTCCTCACCCGCGCCTTCTACGACTCGGACAACACCGGCACCGGTGACCTGCGGGGCGTGACCGAGAAGCTCGACTACCTGGAGTGGCTGGGCATCGACTGCCTGTGGCTGCTGCCCTTCTACGACTCCCCGCTTAAGGACGGCGGCTACGACATCCGCAATTTCCGTGAGGTGCTCCCGGAGTTCGGCACGGTCGACGACTTCGTCGAGCTGGTCGACCAGGCCCACCGCCGCGGCATCCGCCTCATCACCGACCTGGTGATGAACCACACCTCGGACCAACACGCCTGGTTCCAGGAGTCCCGCCACGACCCGGACGGCCCCTACGGCGACTTCTACGTCTGGAGCGATGACCCGGAGCTCTACAGCGAGGCCCGCATCATCTTCGTCGACACCGAGGAGTCCAACTGGACCTGGGATCCGGTGCGCAAGCAGTACTACTGGCACCGCTTCTTCTCCCACCAGCCGGACCTGAACTACGACAACCCGGACGTCCAGGAGGCGATGCTGGACGTCATGCGCTTCTGGCTGGACCTCGGACTGGACGGCTTCCGGCTCGACGCCGTGCCCTACCTCTACGAGCGCGAGGGCACCAACGGCGAGAACCTGCCGGAGACCCACGAGTTCCTCAAGAAGGTGCGCAGCGTCATCGAGGAGGAGTACCCCGGCCGCGTCCTGCTGGCCGAGGCGAACCAGTGGCCCAATGACGTCGTCGAGTACTTCGGTGACACCCCGGAGGGCAACGAGTGCCACATGGCCTTCCACTTCCCGCTGATGCCGCGCATCTACATGGCCGCCGCCCAGCAGTCGCGCAAGCCGATCTCGGAGATCCTGGCCGACACCCCGGAGATCCCGTCGAGCGCCCAGTGGGGCATCTTCCTGCGCAACCACGACGAGCTCACCCTCGAGATGGTCTCCGAGGAAGAGCGCGCCTTCATGTACAAGACCTACGCCAAGGACCCGCGGATGAAGGCCAACGTGGGCATCCGCCGCCGCCTGACCACCCTGCTCAACTCGGACCGCAACAAGCTCGAGCTCTTCCACGCCCTGCTGCTGTCCCTGCCGGGTTCGCCGGTGCTCTACTACGGCGACGAGATCGGCATGGGCGACAACATCTGGCTCTTCGACCGCGACGGCGTGCGCACCCCGATGCAGTGGTCCTCCGACCGCAACGGCGGGTTCTCCAAGGCGGATCCGGAGCGGCTGTACCTGCCGCCCATCCAGAACGACCAGTACGGCTACGCGGTCTACAACGTCGAGAACCAGATGAAGCGCGAGAATTCCCTGCTGCAGTGGGTGCGCGCGCAGATCCACATCCGCAAGCAGTACCAGGCCTTCGGGCACGGCACCTACCGGGAGATCTACGCCGCCAACGAGTCGGTGCTGGTCTTCCTGCGCGAGTACAAGGGCGAGACGGTGCTGTGCGTGAACAACCTCTCCGACCGTCCGCAGGCCGTGTCCCTGCACCTGCCCGATTTCGCCGGTGTCACCCCGCGCGAGCTCTCCGGCTGGGCGCCCTTCCCCACCATCGACGACCACCCGTGGGTGGTCACGATGGCCCCGCACGGCTTCTTCTGGTTCGACCTCGCCCCTGAGGAGGAGTGATGGACAACCTGGCCCGCATGCTGGAAAACGCGCGCTTCTACGGCGCGAAGTCCGAGGCGATCGACTCCATCGACGTCGTCCGTGAGGCCCCGGCGGCCGGCGGGACGCTGATGGTCCTGCGCGTCCACCACGGCGGACGCTCGGATCTCTACCAGGTGCTTGTCGACGCCGAGGGGTCGGACGTCCTCGCCGACGCGGACGTCGCCACGGACTACGGCGCGGCACTGCTCGGCGGCGAGCCCGCGGGCTTCGGCGGACTGCACACGGTCGCCGACCTGCCCGGCGGTCTCACGGGCCGGATGATCTCCGGCGAGCAGTCCAACACCTCGCTGATCTTCTCCGACGACACCGCCGACCGGCTGATGGTCAAGGTCTTCCGCAAGCTCGAACCGGGCGTCAACCCGGATGTCGAGCTGCTGTCCAAGATTCCGGACTGCCCCAACGTCGCCCCCGTGCTCGGCTGGGTGACCGAGGAGATCGACGGTGAGGACCATGTGCTGGCGATGGTCCAGGACTTCGTGGCCGACGCCCGCGACGGCTGGAAATTCGCCCTCGGGTTCGCCGCCCTGGACGCCAGCTTCGGCGCCGAGGCCGCCCTGCTCGGCGAGGCCACCCGCGCGGTGCACACCGCCCTGGCCGACGCCTTCCCCACCGAGGAGGTCCCCGCTACGGAACTGACCCGCAGCCTCGAGGAACACCTTGACCACCTGGTGGCCCGGGCCCCCGTCCTCGAGCCCTACGCCGACGCCGCGCGCGAGCGCTACCGGGCGCTCGGCGACGGGACCCACACAGTCCAGCGCATCCACGGGGACCTGCACCTGGGTCAGGTGCTGCGCGCCCCGGAGGCCTACGTGCTCATCGACTTCGAGGGCGAGCCCGCCCGCCCGCTGGCCGAGCGCCGCCGCCCCGACTCCGCGCTGCGCGACGTGGCCGGGATCATCCGTTCGCTGGACTACGCCGCGCACTTCCACTCCCACTCCGGGGAACAGGGCCCGGCCGCGCCCGCGGAGTGGGCGGCCGGCGCCACCCGGGAATTCCTGGCCGGCTACGGCGTGGGGGCCTCCCCGCTGCTGGACGCCTACGTGCTGGACAAGGCCCTCTACGAGGTGGTCTACGAATCCGACAACCGCCCCGGCTGGGTGGACATCCCGCTCGAGGCGGTCAAACGGCTGGTCGGATAAGACCGGCAGGCTCAGCCCACGGCCTTCGCCACCAGATCGGCGATGGCCTTCTCCGCGGCGCCGGTGAGCCCGGTGACGGCGAAGGAGGTCGGCCACAGGCCGTCCGAGTCATCGAGGTTCGCCTCGGGCGTGAACCCGAACGTGGAGTAGCGCTCCTTGTCGTCGGTTCCGCTCCGGAAGAAACACACCACCTTTCCCTGCCGCGCGTAGGCGGGCTGGCCGTACCACAGCTTCGGGGCCAGGTCCGGTGCGGTGGCGGTGACGATGGCGTGGATGCGCTCGGCGACGGGGCGGTCGGTGTCGTCCATCCCCTCGATCTTCGCCAGGACGTCGAGTTCCTCGGCGGCCTTCCTCCCGCCCCGGGGGCGCTCGGACTCCCTTCTCAGCTCCGCGGCGCGTTCCTTCATGGCGGCGCGTTCCCGCTCTGTGAAGCCGCCCGATCGTGCGGTCATCTCCTGTTCCT contains the following coding sequences:
- the treS gene encoding maltose alpha-D-glucosyltransferase, with amino-acid sequence MDAEEIRVPRPAVDAEGHIIEHESEEFDTPAPAPGDAPWERKNLQWYKDAVFYEVLTRAFYDSDNTGTGDLRGVTEKLDYLEWLGIDCLWLLPFYDSPLKDGGYDIRNFREVLPEFGTVDDFVELVDQAHRRGIRLITDLVMNHTSDQHAWFQESRHDPDGPYGDFYVWSDDPELYSEARIIFVDTEESNWTWDPVRKQYYWHRFFSHQPDLNYDNPDVQEAMLDVMRFWLDLGLDGFRLDAVPYLYEREGTNGENLPETHEFLKKVRSVIEEEYPGRVLLAEANQWPNDVVEYFGDTPEGNECHMAFHFPLMPRIYMAAAQQSRKPISEILADTPEIPSSAQWGIFLRNHDELTLEMVSEEERAFMYKTYAKDPRMKANVGIRRRLTTLLNSDRNKLELFHALLLSLPGSPVLYYGDEIGMGDNIWLFDRDGVRTPMQWSSDRNGGFSKADPERLYLPPIQNDQYGYAVYNVENQMKRENSLLQWVRAQIHIRKQYQAFGHGTYREIYAANESVLVFLREYKGETVLCVNNLSDRPQAVSLHLPDFAGVTPRELSGWAPFPTIDDHPWVVTMAPHGFFWFDLAPEEE
- a CDS encoding phosphotransferase; amino-acid sequence: MDNLARMLENARFYGAKSEAIDSIDVVREAPAAGGTLMVLRVHHGGRSDLYQVLVDAEGSDVLADADVATDYGAALLGGEPAGFGGLHTVADLPGGLTGRMISGEQSNTSLIFSDDTADRLMVKVFRKLEPGVNPDVELLSKIPDCPNVAPVLGWVTEEIDGEDHVLAMVQDFVADARDGWKFALGFAALDASFGAEAALLGEATRAVHTALADAFPTEEVPATELTRSLEEHLDHLVARAPVLEPYADAARERYRALGDGTHTVQRIHGDLHLGQVLRAPEAYVLIDFEGEPARPLAERRRPDSALRDVAGIIRSLDYAAHFHSHSGEQGPAAPAEWAAGATREFLAGYGVGASPLLDAYVLDKALYEVVYESDNRPGWVDIPLEAVKRLVG
- a CDS encoding ABC transporter ATP-binding protein, which gives rise to MKSLVRILRSASALWPFYLGVILAATAVAALALVSPFILREATDAIVAAVSGDVTAESVTMTIVWLAAGLFIADLANNAMGNVGGYIGDVMAARMRQILSTRYYAKLLALPQRYFDHQVTGTVIARLDRSITSITQFLQSFSNNFFPMLITAVAVLAITAWYYWPLTVLLAALFPIYMWLTALTSKRWQRLEGDKNRQVDQANGRFAEVIGQVKVVKSFAAEVRELAAFGRRYGRTVDITRPQSNWWHSMDTLRGAALSLIFFAIYLVLFLRTLNGYFTLGDMVMLLQLVNLAKQPVFSMSFIVDAAQRAMAGSKDYFLVMEEEFEPTANRQLTAATAATGVPELDTRAVEPLTPVDGRPVIAFENVSFAYEQGEPVLRDVSVTARRSQRVALVGESGGGKSTLVNLLLGLYPISDGRLLVCGHDAAELTAEQLRASVGVVFQEPALFSGTVRENIAYGRPGATDEEIVDVAKRANAHDFITAFPDGYDTVIGERGLRLSGGQKQRVAVARAMLKDAPVLVLDEATSALDTKSERAVQAGLDELMKDRTTLIIAHRLSTIADVDVIVTLRGGEVDEIGSPDELAASGGIYSELLKLTASSSAADRARLKKFGFVADGSGDTGDTADESNSGVSARGD
- a CDS encoding MalY/PatB family protein, producing MQFPSLDELKNRRTRKWTVYGDDVLPLWIAESDFFTSPPVKQAIRDAVERESFGYTPATSDLPQALSDFYAGAYGWRPDPGMVVAVPDVVRGLLLAIRYMTRPGSPVVVPVPAYPPFLELPETADREKVEVNAYDGLDLAEIEEAFRNGAGSILLCSPNNPLGYTLSEEFLTDLVALADRYDARVLVDEIHAPLVFSGRHIVAAGLNEQAAKVCVTVTATSKAWNIAGLKCAQIIFTNPVDKETWGKMTGVAKDGTSTIGVFAAAACYREGGDHLDEQLAYLRGNRDWLVEELPKRVPGLQVSNPEATYLMWLDFSGTVIGDLVQPAAWLRRNAKVALNEGTTFGTGGEYCARLNFATSRELLEEGVRRMAEAVAQVDAED
- a CDS encoding DUF1801 domain-containing protein, with the translated sequence MTARSGGFTERERAAMKERAAELRRESERPRGGRKAAEELDVLAKIEGMDDTDRPVAERIHAIVTATAPDLAPKLWYGQPAYARQGKVVCFFRSGTDDKERYSTFGFTPEANLDDSDGLWPTSFAVTGLTGAAEKAIADLVAKAVG